In Zingiber officinale cultivar Zhangliang chromosome 1A, Zo_v1.1, whole genome shotgun sequence, a genomic segment contains:
- the LOC121996479 gene encoding mannose-specific lectin 2-like gives MKRKINICRAHVFLAIASAALFLASLSSANEGNALLTGDVLSTGGQLSYGRSAFVMQDDCNLVLYNSFGGFQSDPRRKRELHTVAQQLRRLTVTSARATVWSPPGSKKGKFAAVLRPDGEVAVYGQALWATPDLNSGTASAEVALSEVAARNLLFSGQSISVGGGAGQHGLHVQDGGELQPGTEQGRDGRGLA, from the coding sequence atgaaaagaaaaattaatatctGTCGTGCCCACGTTTTTCTCGCCATCGCGTCCGCCGCTCTGTTTCTTGCTTCCCTTTCCTCTGCCAACGAGGGAAACGCCCTCCTCACCGGCGACGTCCTGTCCACTGGCGGCCAGCTCTCCTACGGCCGCAGCGCCTTCGTCATGCAAGACGACTGCAACCTCGTCCTCTACAACTCCTTCGGCGGCTTCCAGTCGGACCCACGGCGCAAGCGGGAACTGCACACTGTCGCTCAGCAATTACGGCGGCTGACCGTCACCAGCGCCAGAGCTACGGTGTGGAGCCCCCCTGGTTCTAAGAAGGGCAAGTTCGCGGCCGTACTCCGGCCTGACGGGGAGGTGGCCGTCTACGGCCAAGCTCTGTGGGCGACGCCAGATTTGAACTCCGGCACCGCGAGCGCGGAGGTGGCCCTGTCGGAGGTCGCGGCGAGGAACTTGTTGTTCTCTGGCCAGAGCATAAGCGTGGGGGGTGGAGCTGGCCAGCATGGACTACACGTTCAGGATGGCGGCGAACTGCAACCTGGTACTGAACAAGGCAGGGACGGACGTGGTTTGGCATAG